One Bacillus amyloliquefaciens DSM 7 = ATCC 23350 DNA window includes the following coding sequences:
- a CDS encoding acyl carrier protein, protein MSKERIFELLQNTIYEVLPDLEGEQLSHEDRLVDLGADSVDRAEIITMMLEELSLQIPRVELTGVSNIGELAEKLYEKAQAV, encoded by the coding sequence ATGAGTAAAGAAAGAATCTTTGAATTGCTGCAGAACACCATTTACGAGGTTTTGCCGGATTTAGAAGGCGAACAGCTTTCACATGAAGACCGTTTAGTTGATCTTGGGGCGGATTCAGTGGATCGCGCTGAAATAATTACGATGATGCTGGAAGAATTATCTTTGCAGATTCCGCGTGTTGAGCTGACAGGAGTGTCAAACATCGGCGAACTGGCAGAAAAGCTTTATGAAAAGGCGCAGGCCGTCTGA